In one window of Arachis ipaensis cultivar K30076 chromosome B06, Araip1.1, whole genome shotgun sequence DNA:
- the LOC107647510 gene encoding pentatricopeptide repeat-containing protein At1g71460, chloroplastic-like, with protein MAASLSLQLHSFPPNLTSPSPSSNTKITFQLFNFKPPLPKKPHHTTEPSQFPTTKNHRHHHHHHYKKLKYFKEKDAFPSSLPIHTKNPRSIYKDIKRFARQDKLKEALTILDYVDQQGIPVNATTFSVLITACIRTKSLQHGREVHVHIRINGFENNEFLRTKLVHMYTSCGALEEAKQIFNELPCNSVYPWNALLRGSVIAGRKHYLDVLKAYTEMRALGVKLNVYTFTTVIKSFAGAPALFQGLKAHGLLIKNGLVDSSIIRTSLIDLYFKCGRINLARRVFDEIPSRDVVVWGAMVADFVHNRLQREALEYVRWMVEEGVEVNSVVVMSVLPTRVM; from the coding sequence ATGGCAGCCTCTCTCTCCCTCCAACTTCACTCGTTCCCTCCAAATCTCACATCACCTTCGCCATCCTCCAACACCAAAATCACCTTCCAACTCTTCAACTTCAAACCACCACTCCCAAAGAAACCCCACCACACAACAGAGCCGTCCCAATTCCCCACCACCAAGAACCACCGccatcaccatcaccaccacTACAAGAAGCTGAAATATTTCAAAGAGAAAGATGCATTTCCATCCTCCTTACCCATCCACACAAAAAATCCACGCTCCATCTACAAAGACATCAAACGATTCGCGCGCCAAGACAAACTCAAAGAAGCACTTACCATTCTCGATTACGTTGACCAACAGGGAATCCCTGTCAACGCCACCACTTTCTCCGTTCTCATCACCGCCTGCATTCGCACCAAGTCGCTACAACATGGTAGAGAAGTCCACGTCCATATCCGAATCAACGGCTTCGAAAACAACGAATTTTTGCGAACGAAGCTTGTTCACATGTACACCTCTTGCGGCGCTTTGGAAGAAGCCAAACAAATCTTTAACGAGTTACCCTGTAACAGTGTGTACCCATGGAATGCGTTGTTAAGAGGGTCTGTGATTGCGGGTAGAAAGCACTACCTTGATGTGCTTAAAGCTTATACTGAGATGAGGGCATTGGGTGTTAAGTTAAATGTGTATACTTTCACCACTGTGATTAAGAGTTTCGCCGGTGCACCTGCCCTTTTCCAGGGCCTCAAAGCTCATGGGTTGTTGATCAAGAATGGTTTGGTTGATAGTTCAATTATTAGGACAAGTTTGATTGATTTATACTTCAAGTGTGGGAGGATCAATCTTGCGCGCCGCGTGTTTGACGAAATTCCCAGCAGGGATGTTGTGGTTTGGGGAGCAATGGTGGCGGATTTTGTGCATAACAGGCTGCAGAGGGAGGCGTTGGAATATGTGAGGTGGATGGTGGAGGAAGGAGTGGAGGTTAACTCGGTTGTGGTGATGTCAGTTCTTCCTACAAGGGTCATGTGA
- the LOC107647509 gene encoding fasciclin-like arabinogalactan protein 14: MSFKSALFPHLALLILFFSASHAFDIAQMLSQYPEFSSFKKLLTDTKIVDQINSRKSVTVMVMDNAAMSAVAGKSPDTIKAILMTHVILDYYDERKLMLAQGSNVLLTTLYQTTGLAVNNQGFIKVALVGEGEIAFGCAAPGSPLDVKLVQTVTTQPYDISILQVTKPIIWLGQDAAKPGGSQGPNATAATGTGSVATKPVPSQGAATSPIPAQGGGASSSAVKPASSQGASSPIPSQGANAPKGAASGTTKPIPIPPQAATPAAAGTKPVPSSTGHGANASSSANGTAVNPVPSTANSSTSAAPTKSGGNAPSPAQGRGGNAPSPAQGRSSSTSPPSSSPGASSPSGAGGGGGSSGVSPSPGSASSIAPTPVAVSPSGDTINPAAPNAGPTSNAGAPDSSGISPGPAIDGPTAISPSDAAADAPPSFGSSSRTKISLFGAVITGFASLFVVL, encoded by the coding sequence atgagtttCAAAAGTGCATTGTTTCCACACTTGGCACTTCTTATCCTATTCTTTTCTGCCTCACATGCATTTGACATTGCACAAATGCTATCACAATATCCAGAGTTTTCATCATTCAAGAAACTCCTAACGGATACAAAGATTGTGGACCAAATCAACAGCCGGAAAAGCGTGACGGTGATGGTGATGGACAACGCTGCTATGAGCGCCGTAGCCGGAAAGTCACCAGATACCATCAAGGCGATCCTGATGACTCACGTGATTCTTGATTATTACGACGAAAGGAAGCTTATGTTAGCGCAAGGCAGCAATGTTTTACTCACCACGCTTTATCAAACCACAGGGCTTGCCGTAAACAATCAAGGATTCATCAAGGTAGCCCTTGTCGGCGAAGGCGAAATCGCCTTCGGCTGCGCGGCACCTGGCTCCCCCTTAGATGTCAAGCTTGTTCAAACTGTAACCACCCAACCCTACGACATCTCAATTCTTCAGGTTACAAAACCTATTATATGGCTTGGCCAAGATGCTGCGAAACCCGGTGGATCTCAGGGACCAAATGCTACAGCGGCAACAGGAACAGGTTCAGTCGCAACCAAACCAGTACCTTCACAAGGTGCTGCAACTTCACCGATTCCGGCACAGGGAGGAGGAGCTTCATCAAGTGCAGTAAAACCAGCATCTTCACAAGGAGCATCTTCACCGATTCCATCACAAGGCGCAAATGCACCCAAAGGAGCAGCTTCAGGGACTACAAAGCCGATTCCGATTCCTCCACAAGCTGCAACTCCGGCCGCCGCGGGAACAAAACCGGTGCCTTCAAGTACAGGACATGGAGCAAATGCGTCTAGTTCGGCCAACGGAACCGCTGTGAATCCAGTGCCTTCAACTGCAAATTCCTCCACATCTGCTGCTCCTACAAAAAGCGGTGGAAATGCACCAAGCCCGGCTCAAGGGCGCGGCGGAAATGCACCAAGTCCGGCACAAGGAAGATCATCGTCAACCTCACCACCATCGTCTTCACCAGGTGCAAGTTCACCAAGTGGAGCAGGCGGTGGTGGTGGTTCGAGTGGTGTGTCACCATCACCGGGTTCAGCAAGTTCAATCGCACCAACACCGGTGGCTGTTTCACCTTCTGGAGACACCATTAACCCAGCTGCACCGAATGCAGGGCCAACATCAAATGCAGGAGCACCTGATTCATCGGGTATTTCTCCGGGTCCAGCCATTGATGGTCCTACAGCAATAAGCCCTTCAGATGCTGCTGCAGACGCACCTCCTTCTTTTGGTAGTTCTTCACGCACCAAGATTAGTTTGTTTGGTGCGGTTATTACGGGTTTTGCTTCTCTTTTCGTAGTTTTGTAA